The window GGATCAGCGGCGACGAGAGGATAACGATCCGGCCGGGCATGCGCTTTAACATTCATCCCGCAGTTACCCTGCCTGACGGCGCGAAAATTACCTCCTGTCTCTCGTACCTGTCAACGGAAAGCGAGGCGGAACTGCTGTCCGCCCTGCCCGGAGAGATTGTCGTTATCTAGCCTTCGCCTATTTTACCACCAGCGCCTCAGGGCTTTTTAGCCAGCGTATTATCCAGATAAGAAAGCCGGCTGATATCACACATCCGCCGATATCGCCGCAGGGGAAGGACATCCAGACTCCCAGCAGCCCAAAGATACGCGGCAGCATGATCAGCGGGATGAACATACAGAGCACATGGCGGCAGAAGGAGAGGGCGAGCGAGGCAAAGCCCTTGCCCAGCCCCTGGAGCGCTGAGTTGGTGACGATCGTCACTCCCATAAAGGGAAGTCCGACATAGCCGACGCGCATCCCGGGGACGCCGATCGCAAGCAGCGCCGGATCGTTCGTAAAGAGGCGTGTCAATGGTTCCGCGAATATCTCCGCGAGCGTAAAGCTGATTATATAAAACCCGACCGCCATACCGAGGGCGCAGTAGATCGCCTTAGTGACGCGCTGCGGCATGCCGGCGCCGTAATTATAGCCGACGATCGGCTGCGAGGCCTCGCCGATGGCCATCGCTGGCAGAAAGAGCAGCGAATCGAGGCTGAGGAATATTCCCATCGCCGAGAGCCCGTCATCGCCGCCATACTTTATTATAAGCTGGTTCATCAGCGTCATATAGCAGACAAAAGAGAGCTCCATGAAAAATGGCGCGCTGCCGACGGCGCAGATTCTCTTAAAGACCTCCCAGCGCGGCAGCCCGATAAAGTGCGCGCGGATACGCAGCGGGGCCTCCCTGCGCCAGAAGAAGGAGAGTCCGAATATCGCGGAGACGGCCTGCGCGAGCACGGTGCCGTAGGCGGCTCCCTCGACGCCCATATTGAGCGTGATGATGAAAAAGGCGTCGAAAAGGACGTTGCTCACCGCGCCGACTATCTGCGTGCACATGGCGTACTTTGGGTTTCCACTGGCGCGCACGAGGAAATTTGCGCCGAAGCCGAAGAGCGCGAAGGGCGCTCCGAGCAGGATGATCCGCAGATAGGGGCGCGCCATTTCTAGCACCTCTCCTGAGCCTCCTGCGAGGCGCAGCATTGTGTCTGTCGCGAAAAAGCTCGCGGCGATGGAGGCGGCGCCTACGATCGCCAGCAGGACAAACGTCGTTGTCAGCGCCTGTTCCGCGGGACGCCGTTTGTTCGCGCCGAAGAGGATCGAGACCCTGGAGGCGCCGCCGACACAGATGAGCAGCGTGAAGGCCATCAGCATCATCATCATCGGAAAACTCACCGTGATCGCGGCAAGCCCCACCGAACCGACGTAGCGCCCGACAAAGATACGGTCAACTATATTATAAATAGCGCCGGCTATCATGCCGATGATGGCCGGCAGCGCAAAACTCAGTATAAGCCGCGGTATCGGCTCGCTGCCCATGCGCCTGTGCTGTTCTTCTTTTAATGCTGACGAGTTAATGATAAAAACATCCCTTCATTGGTAATCACGCCATTATAACATAAAAAGATGGGCCGTTTTGCCGGTAACTGGGAGAAATGTTGGATTAGACGTAATATGATGGCAACGCCCGGGTGAAAATAAAACCATGAATTTTTGTGAAAAGGCTTGACTAAACAGTGATTTTTTTATATACTTTCCCACGTTGAGCGCCGGGGTGGTGGAAATGGTAGACACGCACGTTTGAGGGGCGTGTGGGGCAACCCGTACGAGTTCAATTCTCGTCTCCGGCA is drawn from Cloacibacillus porcorum and contains these coding sequences:
- a CDS encoding MATE family efflux transporter, translated to MGSEPIPRLILSFALPAIIGMIAGAIYNIVDRIFVGRYVGSVGLAAITVSFPMMMMLMAFTLLICVGGASRVSILFGANKRRPAEQALTTTFVLLAIVGAASIAASFFATDTMLRLAGGSGEVLEMARPYLRIILLGAPFALFGFGANFLVRASGNPKYAMCTQIVGAVSNVLFDAFFIITLNMGVEGAAYGTVLAQAVSAIFGLSFFWRREAPLRIRAHFIGLPRWEVFKRICAVGSAPFFMELSFVCYMTLMNQLIIKYGGDDGLSAMGIFLSLDSLLFLPAMAIGEASQPIVGYNYGAGMPQRVTKAIYCALGMAVGFYIISFTLAEIFAEPLTRLFTNDPALLAIGVPGMRVGYVGLPFMGVTIVTNSALQGLGKGFASLALSFCRHVLCMFIPLIMLPRIFGLLGVWMSFPCGDIGGCVISAGFLIWIIRWLKSPEALVVK